The following are encoded in a window of Pelecanus crispus isolate bPelCri1 chromosome 6, bPelCri1.pri, whole genome shotgun sequence genomic DNA:
- the LOC104038944 gene encoding cytosolic phospholipase A2 epsilon: MGSSAYSPLDRFIRANPQRKIGIRRRNHERLHITEDGPEVPQLCWLTVKIISMRNLRKADLLSQTDCYIKLWLPTASCREARTRTVCNCRNPVWNETFHFMIQSEVKNILELTVCDEDTFTPDDQLLTVRFDVAKIQPGEKVHLNFELSPENQEELEVEFLLANIPGVSENIITNGVLVSREISCLEVHVNERKMKSPYTRRDFTFTMKGSYEETQDVSIGPCCRWGSSETTMFHYIKHSQPRLHMTLPKERFFCGHSSARREMDVSSPLAVPLHSLDLGKKVTVMRGESYEVSVKEEDGCKNLDLRLGFDLCAEEQDFICKRKKLVAAALKNVLHLDEDLQEDEVPVVAVMTTAGGVRSMTAMFGSLLALQELGVLDCVSYLSGLSATTWTMAKLYEDANWSQKDLRGPIGDIRNHVIKSKLRCFSLDHMKYYEKELCERKQEGHKLSFADLWGLFIDRMLHHQESTHKLSDQQLAVNQGQNPLPIYLSLNVKDDFSTLDFKEWVEFTPYEVGFLKYGAFVRSEDFGSEFFMGHLMKKIPESRICFLEGTWSNIFSQNFMDAVYLSGHSEDFWHRWTRGTEHEIEEHPALPRKPHEQTTCLSIPKGCLSNTLREMMTGRPVVSTYHNFLKGLQLHNKYFENESFCMWKDTVLDSSPNQLNEMGDYLKLVDTAFFINTSCPPILRPERKVDVILHLNYSGGSQTLPLDLFSEYCLEHGIPFPGTELSQEDREHLKECYVFEDSVEAPILAYFPLVCDTFQKYKAPNVERNPTEMEQGRVDVSNCVAPYGTGLLTYTEENFNKLLNLCSYNILNNKHLILQALRTAVERKKRFKNCSSPQSSKLS, encoded by the exons CCAGAAGTACCTCAGTTGTGCTGGCTTACTGTAAAAATTATAAGCATGAGAAATCTCCGCAAAGCAGATCTGT TGAGCCAAACTGATTGCTACATCAAGCTGTGGCTGCCAACAGCTTCATGTCGGGAAGCCCGGACAAGAACTGTATGCAACTGCAGAAACCCTGTCTGGAATGAAACTTTCCACTTCATGATACAAAGTGAAGTAAAG AACATCCTGGAGCTGACAGTCTGTGATGAGGATACTTTTACACCAGATGACCAGCTTTTGACTGTTCGCTTTGATGTAGCTAAAATCCAACCTGGAGAAAAAGTTCACCTGAATTTTGAGTTGAGTCCAGAG AATCAGGAGGAACTAGAAGTGGAATTTCTACTGGCAAACAT tccAGGTGTATCTGAGAACATCATTACTAATGGCGTACTAGTg TCTCGTGAAATTTCCTGTTTGGAAGTACAtgtgaatgaaagaaaaatgaagagccCTTACACAA GGAGAGATTTCACATTCACAATGAAAGGATCCTATGAAGAAACCCAGGATGTTTCCATAGGTCCTTGCTGCAGATGGGGAAGCAGTGAAACCACCATGTTCCACTACATCAAGCACAGTCAACCCAGACTGCACATGACGCTGCCAAAGGAGCGTTTTTTCTGTGGT CATAGCTCAGCTAGGAGGGAAATGGATGTAAGTAGTCCTCTGGCTGTGCCTCTCCATTCTCTGGACTTGGGAAAGAAAGTGACAGTGATGAGA GGTGAATCTTATGAGGTGTCTGTGAAGGAAGAAGATGG TTGCAAGAATTTAGATTTGCGGTTGGGGTTTGATCTAtgtgcagaggagcaggatTTCATCTGTAAAAGGAAGAAGTtggttgctgctgctctgaaaaatgttcttcatCTAGATGAGGACCTGCAGGAGGATGAG GTGCCAGTGGTGGCAGTCATGACCACAGCAGGCGGAGTGCGGTCCATGACGGCTATGTTTGGCAGTCTTCTGGCTCTCCAGGAGTTAGGTGTTTTGGACTGTGTGTCATACCTCAGTGGTTTGTCTGCCACAACATG GACCATGGCAAAGTTATATGAAGATGCAAATTGGTCACAGAAGGATCTTAGAGGGCCAATTGGTGATATCAGGAATCATGTGATCAAGAGCAAACTGCGCTGTTTCTCGTTGGATCATATGAAATACTATGAAAAGGAGCTTtgtgaaagaaagcaagagggGCACAAGTTGTCCTTTGCAGATTTATGGGGACTCTTCATTGATCGTATGCTACATCATCAG GAAAGTACTCACAAACTCTCTGATCAGCAACTGGCAGTAAATCAGGGGCAGAATCCACTGCCCATATACCTGTCCCTCAATGTCAAGGATGACTTTAGCACTCTGGATTTTAAAG AGTGGGTGGAGTTCACACCTTACGAGGTGGGTTTCCTGAAATACGGGGCCTTTGTTCGTTCAGAGGATTTTGGTAGTGAGTTCTTCATGGGCCACCTGATGAAGAAGATCCCAGAGTCCCGCATCTGCTTCTTGGAAG GCACATGGAGTAATATATTTTCCCAGAATTTTATGGATGCTGTCTACCTCTCGGGTCATTCAGAGGACTTCTGGCACAGATGGACCCGAGGCACTGAGCATGAGATTG AGGAacaccctgctctgcccaggaAGCCTCATGAACAGACAACTTGCTTATCCATTCCCAAAGGTTGCCTTTCCAATACTCTTCGAGAAATGATGACCGGACGGCCAGTGGTCTCAACTTACCATAATTTCCTCAAGGGCTTGCAGCTACATAACAAGTATTTTGAGAATGAGAGCTTTTGCATGTGGAAAG ACACAGTGCTGGATTCTTCTCCCAACCAGCTGAATGAAATGGGTGACTACCTCAAGCTGGTAGATACAGCTTTCTTCATCAACACCAGCTGCCCACCCATTCTGAGGCCAGAGAGGAAAGTGGAtgtcattttgcatttaaattacaGCGGAGGATCACAGACTCTG CCACTGGACCTATTCTCAGAGTACTGTTTGGAGCATGGGATCCCATTCCCTGGCACGGAGCTGAGCCAGGAAGACCGGGAACACCTGAAGGAGTGCTATGTGTTTGAGGACAGTGTAGAGGCACCAATCTTGGCCTATTTCCCACTGGTGTGTGATACCTTCCAAAAATACAAGGCACCAA ATGTGGAGCGCAATCCCACAGAGATGGAGCAAGGAAGAGTAGATGTGTCCAACTGTGTTGCTCCCTATGGCACTGGTCTGCTTACATATACTGAAGAGAATTTCAACAAGTTGCTGAACCTGTGCAGCTACAACATCCTGaataataaacatttaattcttCAGGCTTTGCGAACTGCAGTGGAACGaaagaagagatttaaaaactGTTCATCACCTCAGTCGTCTAAACTCTCTTAA